The Pyrus communis unplaced genomic scaffold, drPyrComm1.1 SCAFFOLD_19, whole genome shotgun sequence genome window below encodes:
- the LOC137724082 gene encoding uncharacterized protein, whose amino-acid sequence LPLLDVIRNMPAYGKFFKELNSYKRKYGPHEKVVVSENVSAVLQRKLPPKLKDPGSFSINITIGDKKVEKAMLDLGASINLMPYSVYLQLGLGELKATTISLQLADRSVKYPRGIVEDILVQVDKLILPADFVVLDMEEAPIHDRELPILLGRPFMATAKTIIDVQNGLLTMTISNA is encoded by the exons ttacctttgcttgatgtcattaggaacatgccggcatatgggaagttcttcaaggagttaaacagctacaaaaggaagtatggaccacatgagaaggttgtggtgtctgagaatgtgagtgcagttttgcaaagaaaacttccaccaaagctcaaggatccaggaagtttctctatcaacatcaccataggggacaagaaagtagagaaggcaatgcttgatttgggtgctagcatcaacttaatgccttattcagtgtaccttcaactaggtttgggagagttgaaagccaccaccatttcattacaacttgcagacagatccgtgaaatatccaagaggtatagtagaagatattctagttcaagttgataaactaatcttgcctgcagattttgtagtgttggacatggaagaagctcctatacatgatcgtgagttgccTATAttacttgggagacctttcatggccacggccaaaaccatcattgatgtgcaaaatggactcctcactatgacaat atcaaatgcttga